The Pseudomonas viciae genomic interval TGGACGACAGCGGGAACATTTCCCGGCTGCGCAGCACGGCGTCGTTGAATGCCGCGACGTCGCTGATCGACTCGACGTCCACCAGAACGGTGTCGACGATGATCTGGTCACCCACTACCGCGATGTAAATCGGCAAGCCACCGAAGTCGTTCATTTCCAGCTTGATGCTGGACTCCGAGCCTTGAACGAGGGAAAGGGTGATGTCGTTGGCAACCACTTCGTCCAGGGCCTGGAGGGCGCTGTAGAGGCGATCGATGTTCCAGTTGTTACCTGCGCTCATGTAATTCTCCGACATGAATGAGCCAGCCAGAATCGGTTGGCGTAGCTGTTTCTCCATCTGCTTGAGCAGGCTTCGGTTTTCAGGAAGCACCCAAGTTTCATGTTTCACATACCCGGCGGCACTCAGGCCGGCGCGCATCTGCTTCATGTAGAAGCTCGATGGTTTTTTCGCGGCGGGTTTGGAGCGCTCTCCCTTGCTGCTCGCTGAATCATCATCAGGCCCGCCTGGCGGATCCGATGGAGAGCTGGTTTGCATGGTGCTGACCCCACTGTGAAAAACTCACGCGTGAGAAACACTACAGGTACTTTCTAAACCCCACAATAGCTCACGCGTGAGATTTTTTCGGGGCAACTGATGACCTCTGGTGGGAGCGAGCTTGCTCGCGATAGCGGTGTATCAGGTACGTAGATGCTGAATGTGCCACCGCAATCGCGAGCAAGCTCGCTCCCACAGGATCTTCCCTAGGTTGAAGTATTTCCGATGGCGTCTTACGGGTAACTAAAACTCTTAACCAACATCAACTCCCCCGCCGTCCGCATCGGCACCACGAAGGTTTCCATCTTCTCGCTCGGCGTGCCTTCTTCGGTGATCACGCTGATTTGTGCCGTGGTCAGGGCTTGTTGCGCTTGTTCCTCGCCGTCTTCATCACTGCGATAACCGCCGCCGTAGTAGTTCACATACACCAGGTACTGGCCTTTGATCGGCGCGGGCATGGCGATGATTTCCGGGCCGTAGCCGGTGGTGACGTCGACGTCGAGGGCCGCACCGTTGGGGACGACGCGGTCGCCGTACCAGATGTGCGCGCCGTCCGGGGTGATGAGGTGCAAGTCCAGGTCGGTGCCGTCGCTGTCCCAGGTCAGCAGCACCCGCAGCTTGGCCGGGGTGGCACCGCCGCTGGTGTTGAGAAACTGCGTGCGATGGCGCTGCTGGCCGTCGGGGCTGCGCACTTCGACGCTGTTGCTGCCATTGGGGAACGAAAACGGCCGGTCGAAGCGGCCCTCCGAGTCAAGCTTCAATGGCAGGGTCACGCCGTTGATGATGAGTTTGCCTGGCTCGCTGCCTTCCTTGGGTGCGCCTTTGATCTGGCCGGTGATTCGGGCGGTGCTGGCCTGGCCTGGGGGCGTGTTGACCGACGAAGCCGGGTAGTTGACGGTCTGGCTGAAACTTTCGCCTTCACCGCCCGGCGCACCGCTGCGCCAGCCGCCGATCGGGGTGTCGAGCTTGA includes:
- a CDS encoding YjfI family protein yields the protein MKQMRAGLSAAGYVKHETWVLPENRSLLKQMEKQLRQPILAGSFMSENYMSAGNNWNIDRLYSALQALDEVVANDITLSLVQGSESSIKLEMNDFGGLPIYIAVVGDQIIVDTVLVDVESISDVAAFNDAVLRSREMFPLSSIGIETMPNGQVVYNMFGALSSDSSLTNVVTEVKTLVDNVQRASEAFERFFI
- a CDS encoding YfaP family protein — encoded protein: MTLRYPQVLLLLCALTALPPAMAADHIKLDTPIGGWRSGAPGGEGESFSQTVNYPASSVNTPPGQASTARITGQIKGAPKEGSEPGKLIINGVTLPLKLDSEGRFDRPFSFPNGSNSVEVRSPDGQQRHRTQFLNTSGGATPAKLRVLLTWDSDGTDLDLHLITPDGAHIWYGDRVVPNGAALDVDVTTGYGPEIIAMPAPIKGQYLVYVNYYGGGYRSDEDGEEQAQQALTTAQISVITEEGTPSEKMETFVVPMRTAGELMLVKSFSYP